TGGCAACAGGTCTGGTGCACAGCCTATCAGCCGGATAGTGTCAGTTGCTGTGTTCATATTTCCTTTTGTTTTTAGTGAGATGCATACTTGTTAAATTGTTCAAAGTGAAGCTGGTGCTACTGTTCTAAGTCAATTAACCGGATATAATCAGTTGCTGTGCTCTGGCTTCCTCTTGTTTTTATTGACGGATACATTAACTATATAGACACCAGCCAATGTAACCAGGCAGGATAAAGCCGTTGTCCAGTTAAGCTGTTCTTTCAATATCAGCCACCCAAGAATAACAGCTACAATAGGATTGATATAAGCGTATACCGATGCCAGTGAAGTAGGCAGGTTATTGAGCGCAAAGACATAGGAGGAATATCCAACGATCGATCCTACAAAAATCAGGTACAGCAAACTCTCCCACAATTGCAGGTTCATAGCCGATAAATGAAAACTATACCCCATCAGTGATACCGTGATCAACATGACGATGCCACTAAAGAGCATCTGAAACCCTGCACCATAAAGAAAGTTCACTTTTAGCGCCCAGCGGGCAGTGAGTACTGAGCCAATGGCCCAACTGATACAGGCGATGAAGGTGAGGAAAATACCTAGTCTGAATGCAGGGTTCATTAAACTGGACAGGTAATTGTAAAAAATACCCGTTACCCCCAGCAACCCTACCAGCATGCCTACTATTAATAAAGGTGATAAGCGGGTGCGCTGTACCATGAAATAACTGAAAATAGTAATCCAGATGGGGACTGTAGCTACGATGATAGCACATAACCCACTGGGAATGTATTGCATAGCCCAGGTAATGAGGCCATTGCTCAGACAGAGCATCATTACACCTATTATAAATAAGCGGGAAAGAACGATTTTGTCAGGTAGACGGTAACCTTTCAGCAGGAAAAAGCTGATCAGGATAATGCCAGCGGCGGTTTGCCGCAGGCCGGCGAGCATGAGGCCATGCATGTGTCGTACTCCCACGCTGGAAGCGAGGTAAGTGGTACCCCAGAAAAAACTGACCATTACCAATGCTATGTAGGCATTCGTGTTAGACTTTTTCATTGTGCGCGATGTTATAATTCGATAAGGGTGAATTCGTCATTGATTGCAGGAATGGTATGTTTGATAACTGCAATAGAAATTTTCTTTCCGTAAAAGGTTGACATCGTCTTTTATTGTATGTCGATAACTTTATCCCTCTCATTACCTCAAATAGCTGCAATCAACTGAGACATCTCCTCCCACACAATCTCTACATCCTCTTCCGTCGTACGCCAATTCACCAGGGCTGCCCTGATACCGGGTATACCCTGATACACCGTTGGTGTCATCACCACTTTCCCACTTTCATTCATTGCCTGCAAAAATTGTTTGATAGCCGCAGGCAACTCTTCGGTTTCTCCATTGAGTGTAAAACACACCACACACAAATTCACTGGCGCTAATAACCGGAACGTATCACTCCCCTCAATCAATGCACCCAGTTTT
This Chitinophaga sancti DNA region includes the following protein-coding sequences:
- a CDS encoding EamA family transporter produces the protein MKKSNTNAYIALVMVSFFWGTTYLASSVGVRHMHGLMLAGLRQTAAGIILISFFLLKGYRLPDKIVLSRLFIIGVMMLCLSNGLITWAMQYIPSGLCAIIVATVPIWITIFSYFMVQRTRLSPLLIVGMLVGLLGVTGIFYNYLSSLMNPAFRLGIFLTFIACISWAIGSVLTARWALKVNFLYGAGFQMLFSGIVMLITVSLMGYSFHLSAMNLQLWESLLYLIFVGSIVGYSSYVFALNNLPTSLASVYAYINPIVAVILGWLILKEQLNWTTALSCLVTLAGVYIVNVSVNKNKRKPEHSN